One genomic segment of Parus major isolate Abel chromosome 10, Parus_major1.1, whole genome shotgun sequence includes these proteins:
- the C10H15orf61 gene encoding uncharacterized protein C15orf61 homolog produces MRALLRRLHGAAVALLLWRGPAPARPAASEVLSQHLRQRRLPHWTSFCVKYSAVHNDQFGLSHFNWPVDGANYLVLRTGCFPFIKYHCSRSAPQDLALQDAFFTALKVLNAGIPTLLYGIGSWFFARVTETVHTSHGPVTIYFLNKEDEGAMY; encoded by the exons ATGCGGGCGCTGCTGAGGCGGCTGCACGGCGCGGCCGTGGCGCTGCTGCTGTGGCggggcccggccccggcccgtCCCGCCGCCTCCGAGGTGCTGAGCCAGCACCTGCGGCAGCGCCGCCTGCCCCACTGGACCTCGTTCTGCGTCAAGTACAGCGCGGTGCACAACGACCAGTTCGGCCTCTCGCACTTCAACTGGCCCGTGGACGGCGCCAATTACCTGGTGCTGCGCACCGGCTGCTTCCCCTTCATCAAGTACCACTGCTCCCGCTCCGCGCCGCAGGACCTGGCGCTGCAGGACGCCTTCTTCACCGCCCTCAAGGTGCTCAACGCCG GCATCCCAACTTTACTGTATGGAATTGGCTCCTGGTTCTTTGCCCGTGTCACAGAGACTGTTCACACCAGCCATGGCCCAGTCAcaatttatttcctaaataaaGAAGATGAAGGAGCCATGTACtga